The sequence AGTTTGGATGTTTGTTCGGGAATGATAAAACAAGGAAAGTCATCTGTGACTATGGCCACAGCTTTTTTGGATATTTCTTTTAAGATCCCTCTTGCGGGATTTGATTTTGATTCCACAAACGGCCAGTAGTTGATTCCTAATTCGTCTGCTCTTGTTTGGTTGTCATACATTCCTTCGAGAATGAATCTGTGAATTCTTTCCGAATTCCAGGGATAATCGGAACGTAAACCTTCATAAACAACCAGTTCCTTATTATTTTTTTTTGCTAAGTTCACCGCATATGCAAAGGCATGGTTCGAATCAAAACGACGGTAGGCTTGCATCCAATAGAGGACATACTGTCCGCTAGCTTGTAACGGTTTTTGATTACAAAGCCGAATTCTTTCCTCATTCACCTTTATTAGAGGGTATCTACTTTCATTCGGTTGGATAATTTTCATTCGAATCTAAGGAGAAATTGAGGATCACCTGCCCAGTAAACGGACCGGTCGCCCCTTTTTTAAGCATATTGCATCGACATTGCAATTCATTACAAAAATTGAATGGGCTAAATTAACAAAAAATATAAACAAAATGGAGGTTTTATAGGCATTTGGGGAATTTTTTTAAGAAAGATGCCAGTTGAATCTAATTCGGGTACCAATCTTGCACTGATACTAAGCAAATAACATGGAAAGGAAACATGGTAATATGAAACAGTATTTCAAATCAATCGCCTTCCTTCTCCTGGTTGTTCCGATGTTCCTTTTTGCAGATGAAGCTGCAACCGTCGCGAACCCAGCAGAGGAAACCGCAAACGCAATCCAAACTTTAACCGTTGGTTTAGACACCCTTTGGGTGCTCGTAGCAGGTATGTTGGTATTCTTTATGAATGCCGGTTTTGCTCTCGTTGAATCGGGTTTTGCTCAATCGAAGAACACCGTGAACATCCTCGCTAAAAACTTTATTGTTTTTGCTGCAGCAACTTTCTCCTACTGGGCAATCGGTTGGGGTTTGATGTTTGGTGATGGATCTCCGTTTTTAGCAACTGAAGGTCTTTTTTTCTTAGGTGGAGCTGATAATTCTCCTGCAATCGGGGATGCATACCAAGGTGTGTATTCTTCTATGAATTGGACAGGAATCCCACTTTTTGCAAAATTTTTCTTCCAATTAGTTTTTGCAGCAACAGCAGCAACTATCGTGTCAGGAGCCGTAGCAGAACGGATTAAATTTCATTCCTTCCTTATCTTCTCCTTTATTCTCGTAGCATTTTTATATCCGTTCACAGGTCACTGGGTATGGGGTGGTGGATGGATTTCCGAACTCGGTTTCCATGACTTCGCTGGATCTACCGTAGTACACTCTGTAGGTGGTTGGGCAGCTCTTGCTGGTGCCATCGTTCTTGGAGCAAGAAAAGGGAAATACCTACCAGACGGTAGAATTAAACCAATCCTTGGCCATAACATGACTTCTGCAGCTCTTGGAACTCTTATCCTTTGGCTCGGTTGGTTTGGTTTTAACCCAGGTTCCACTATGGGAGTAGGTGATGGAAGTGTTATGGCTCACGTAATCGTAACAACTAACATCTCTGCAGCTCTTGGTGCACTTGCATCTACTGTCACTGCTTGGGTCATCTTGAAAAAACCTGATCTTGGTATGATCCTAAACGGAACACTTGCTGGTCTTGTTGGTATTACTGCACCTTGTGCGATCGTAAGCCCTACATCTGCTGCCATCATTGGTGCGGTATCTGGAACACTCGTAGTATTATCTGTTCTTTTCTTTGACAAAATCAAAATTGATGACCCGGTGGGTGCAACTTCCGTTCACTTAGTTTGTGGTATTTGGGGAACATTAGCTGTAGCAATTTTCGGATACGAAGGTGCTCCTGCTGGTGTAGAAGTTCCTTCCATTCTAACACAACTTTACGGAATACTCGCAATCGGTGGATTTACATTCGTTTTATCTCTAGCTTTATGGTTTGTATTAAAACTTGCTGGTGGAATCCGAGTGGCTGAAGAAGAAGAACTTAGTGGTTTGGATCTTGGGGAACACGGAGCAGAAGCTTACCCTGATTTCAATATCCGAGCTCGTGGTTAAGGGAATAGGAGTATAACATTATGAAAATGATCATTGCAATCATCCAACCACATAAGTTGGAAGAAGTTAAAGCAGAATTAACTAAAAACGAAATTTATCGTCTAACAGTATCTGATGTTCAAGGTTACGGACAACAAAAAGGTAAAACTGAAGTATTCCGTGGTCACGAATATACTGTAAACTTACTCAGAAAAGTTCGTTTAGAAATCGCAGTTAACGATGAATTCGTAAAACCAACTGTTGATGCTATTTTAAAAGCAGCAAAAAGTGGTGATGGAAAGATCGGAGACGGAAAGATTTTTATCACTCCTCTTGAAGATGTGATTCGAATCAGAACTGGCGAGAAAGGAAAAAGCGCTATTTAAACTTCCTTTCATTAAAGGAAAAATCGGAAAACGTGTGGGGAAAGTTTCCCTACACGTTTTTTATTTTTATCTTAACTCTAAAACAAGTTCATTCTTTTTTTCTTTTAGTAGTTCTCTTAAATCTTTAAATTCGATCTTAACACCACCTTTGCGGTAACGGTTTTCTTTCCTTTGGAATGAAATCGACGTTTCGTTTAGTTTGACTGATTCAATCTGCGCATTTTCTGATTTCACTTGATAAATGATCGTAAGATTCTGATCAAAGATTTGAACGTTCCACTGTAATCCATCTAAGCCCTTTGGTAAAACTGGATCCAATTCCAGACCATCTTCGAAGATACGAATCCCGAATAAACATTCATACACTAGTTTGATATAAATTCCAGGTCCACTGGAATATACTCGCCAACCACCTTCCAAAGGAATATTCCCTGATAACAAATCTTTGTATTTTTTTCCAGCTTCATAACGGTCTAAAAAAGAACCATCAGAGCTCGAATAATAGCAGTTTGATTGTCTTATTTTGCTTGCGGGAACTTTTTTCTGAATTCCAATGGGATTGATTAAATTCAAATAGTGAAAAAATTCTTCTGACTTCCCCATATACGCCAGTGCTTCACAAAAACGTAAGTGCGCATGTGTGTACATAAGACCAATTTCTCTACCGAAGTAACTTGCCGTTTCCGCTCGTTTGAATTCTAAACTTTCCCCATCGGAATAAGATATTGGAGAATCAAAGAGTCGAACTCCATCAGGTCCCATAAGATACTTTTTGATAATGGATAGATGAGTTTCTACTTCATTAGAATCTAATACTTCTGATAAAATTCCATAAATCATAGGAAGGATGCTATAATGAATCCCTGATTTCCTATCCTCGGGGTGTAGGTAAAAACTTTCAGAATCTCCTCCTCCAAAAAATTTGAGTCCTGTAAGAATTCCACCGGACATACAAAGTTCTTTTATATTTTGGTTTAGGGTTTCTAGCTCTTTGGTGTAGAGTTTCACTTTTTCTAAATCACCAATTTTGTGGTAAATTGTAATCAGTGCACGGTAGGTCAGGGATTGTAATTCTGCCGTCCAAGTGCTAACGGAATGGGTTCGAAATTCGGTCCTTACTGGTTGTAGGGAATCATTCCAATCTCCATTTCCATAAATGGGTAAGTTTGTATTTTCCACCAAACGTTTGTTTATAAGAGAAACCGTTTGTTCTATGGCTTCCCTTATGGATCTAGGTTCTTTGCGGTGAATCCCACTGGTTTTTTCCTTTAGAAAATCAAGGTCACTTGTTCGCTCTAAATAAGTGGATAACGCGAGTATCGGCCAATAAAGAATGTCTCCATGTGAATCACTGGCCCTAATTTCTTTATCTCTTGGAAATAACATAAACCATTGTGGCCAGTCCCCATCTTCGTTTTGTTCTGCAAATACTCTAAGAAGTAAGTTACGGCAATACTCTACTTTGCCCAAAGCCAGTAAATACTCAAAAGCACCTTGGCATACGTCTCTTGTTCCCCATCCTCCTCCAGAGTATTGTTCCAGTCCTCTTGGATTCAAATAGTGAATCTCCGCGTTCTGTTCGAACCAGGGAAGGATCTCGCTAATTTGTTCTAAGGAAGATGATTCTTTGTTTTTGATTTTGTTTTGCGGCAACCTGGATGTGTGGGAAAATATTTCTTTTTTGGCTCTTACCATTTCGTTCGGAGAGGAACCCAAATCACCTTGGATGGAAAATTGGAGACTGGAATCAACGGATACAAGGGCTGTGAGATAAGGTTGGTTTTTTGACTTTCCATCAAGGAATAAGAGCCGATCATCAGAT is a genomic window of Leptospira brenneri containing:
- a CDS encoding GH36-type glycosyl hydrolase domain-containing protein encodes the protein MEFNPYEWNQKLMLQTIENQSGLKIRILENGNIHSIRFQELLINLYLGNEMEPSISNIYLRIYKKNNLDVIPLLGPKSNAKTQTGNMSFFSQGKNDEIDYAVFLELHPHLPTWRYKVQITNKTKEPFEFDLVYVQDIGICDYSASRLNEYFVCHYIHHEPIHTKDYGYGILSRQNESVSGNHPACFLFSTETIQSYATDGIDLIPDAIEKPLIGKRRQGEHSILGLERIKTHLNPEEAKETSFYGHFFPNLDQLKSFPNVENLVSQVTKDWSPSPNFESKNLELTQSLFTIAKQIEGENPKDPLLRTYFPNEWREIETNESGEILSFFTDKFTHVVLKEKEELCLRPHGQILRTGYPTIPDESSLTTTCYFKGIFLSQLTEGHTSINQYISRNHSYLDYFQSYGFRIFIEKDSEFLLLNSPSLISMKPNSVEWIYFLGIEDLRIQIKTTEDHKIKFELTTTSQKSQNFLLSFHIALDGDNGSLEKPPVITTNENKIQIKPNPESSIYQRLNGKGFTIQSDGLKSWQVSDDRLLFLDGKSKNQPYLTALVSVDSSLQFSIQGDLGSSPNEMVRAKKEIFSHTSRLPQNKIKNKESSSLEQISEILPWFEQNAEIHYLNPRGLEQYSGGGWGTRDVCQGAFEYLLALGKVEYCRNLLLRVFAEQNEDGDWPQWFMLFPRDKEIRASDSHGDILYWPILALSTYLERTSDLDFLKEKTSGIHRKEPRSIREAIEQTVSLINKRLVENTNLPIYGNGDWNDSLQPVRTEFRTHSVSTWTAELQSLTYRALITIYHKIGDLEKVKLYTKELETLNQNIKELCMSGGILTGLKFFGGGDSESFYLHPEDRKSGIHYSILPMIYGILSEVLDSNEVETHLSIIKKYLMGPDGVRLFDSPISYSDGESLEFKRAETASYFGREIGLMYTHAHLRFCEALAYMGKSEEFFHYLNLINPIGIQKKVPASKIRQSNCYYSSSDGSFLDRYEAGKKYKDLLSGNIPLEGGWRVYSSGPGIYIKLVYECLFGIRIFEDGLELDPVLPKGLDGLQWNVQIFDQNLTIIYQVKSENAQIESVKLNETSISFQRKENRYRKGGVKIEFKDLRELLKEKKNELVLELR
- a CDS encoding ammonium transporter — encoded protein: MKQYFKSIAFLLLVVPMFLFADEAATVANPAEETANAIQTLTVGLDTLWVLVAGMLVFFMNAGFALVESGFAQSKNTVNILAKNFIVFAAATFSYWAIGWGLMFGDGSPFLATEGLFFLGGADNSPAIGDAYQGVYSSMNWTGIPLFAKFFFQLVFAATAATIVSGAVAERIKFHSFLIFSFILVAFLYPFTGHWVWGGGWISELGFHDFAGSTVVHSVGGWAALAGAIVLGARKGKYLPDGRIKPILGHNMTSAALGTLILWLGWFGFNPGSTMGVGDGSVMAHVIVTTNISAALGALASTVTAWVILKKPDLGMILNGTLAGLVGITAPCAIVSPTSAAIIGAVSGTLVVLSVLFFDKIKIDDPVGATSVHLVCGIWGTLAVAIFGYEGAPAGVEVPSILTQLYGILAIGGFTFVLSLALWFVLKLAGGIRVAEEEELSGLDLGEHGAEAYPDFNIRARG
- a CDS encoding P-II family nitrogen regulator — its product is MKMIIAIIQPHKLEEVKAELTKNEIYRLTVSDVQGYGQQKGKTEVFRGHEYTVNLLRKVRLEIAVNDEFVKPTVDAILKAAKSGDGKIGDGKIFITPLEDVIRIRTGEKGKSAI